The Paenibacillus sp. FSL R7-0204 genome includes a region encoding these proteins:
- a CDS encoding amino acid adenylation domain-containing protein produces the protein MQQSEQDISNDIAIVSMVCRFPGVDSVEQYWELLASGTDALQLSPAPAGPGVEPLNRLGREGLIPVNTALKDIEKFDAAFFKLTGREAEITDPQHRLFMESAWEVLEKAGYNPLNYPGLIGLFAGVSTSTYLINHLLADRERNESVSDLQLMIANDKDHMTAQIAYRLNICGPVVAVQTACSTSLVATHLACESLLSGQCDLALAGGVTFKFPQVPGYLYHQGGLSAADGMIHAFDAEATGTVYSNGLGIVVLRRLEDALRDGDMIQAVIKGSAINSDGANRIGYAAPGVDGQAAVIAEAMSIAQVQPDAIRYVEAHGSGTPLGDDIELEALSRAFAAARSNHFCAIGSAKTNIGHVEMASGAAGLIKTALALKHRKIPASLHFETPNPKLEEHNSPFYVNDMLADWDAGEHGRYAGVSSFGLGGINAHVVMTEAPLQAEEEEENRCELLVLSAKTASALERMCANMAAHIEIHPQLNLSDVAYTLKTGRAVFAASKAIVFRGRTDLLEQLRAAGVKGITQGAASEGKQAVCISFSPSCVLTAEEARDLYDSNPSFRQLIRELSDQIRRFYPLDLRHYVRSAPAPEPSSATGRMLSFTLQLALGRLFLGWGIQASSIVGSGVGEWVRQVLMGECALEDAVHHLYSEDKNHSEEEDHTSPHASEQVEQVYVLNLGKPGASGGQIAAAGQAPGLYWLHSEIARLWLAGTELDWALYYEGERRRKVELPTYPFERGVFWIGPSSGRDAAEVDRDSRQENRTADNSYYQQKVKEIWEQSLGLEIADGQETFFELGGHSLLATQILFVMNKTFRTEITLQQFFDHPTVDDLAALAAEQAGQGISAYTDLPEVQVALAERYDPFPLTDVQKAYWIGRSEGLELGNVSTHMYFENDLADLNLSTFQLAFQALIDRHDMLRSVILPDGQQQILPQVPSYIIRSYDSTTSGEEERSAHVQSIREEMSHQVLDCCQWPLFDVRATRLPEGRVRLHISVDLLIADAWSLELLLRELSVLYLNPAHVFEPLTLSFRDYVLATAEIEKSELFRRSETYWKGRLDSLPMGPQFELVKEPAQVLKPEFRRRQHVISAPHWKQLKKRAERYGITSTVALLSAFSEVLTLWSRKAHFALNLTLFNRLPIHPEVGEVIGDFTSLTLLEIDNREPGTFISRAQRHQRRLLEDMDHRYFSGVRVTRELLAKYKEPSKAIVPVIFTSILNQTEQAAAEGQPAQALQEDRYSVSQTPQVWLDHQVLERDGELHFNWDSVDELFPDGMLDEMFAAYCGLLDMLAQEPQVWEEPLPLSTELSHRMPHRERLQEVADFHTRILPPNPSPGSLLERYHNNVRQRPSAVALIASGRQLSYSELNEYADYVAGQLILNGARPGDPVAVVMHKGWEQVAAVLGILKAGCAYLPVDASLPQARIAELLRLGQVAAAVIQPDLDHTGWPQLMHVVLKEQCKPDGTYGAEDPEAADRLAYIMFTSGSTGVPKGVMVNQRAVLNTTEAILDTYNVGPKDVMFGLSALNFDLSVFDIFGMLSAGGTLVLPDKNHLRDPAHWLELMNLTGVTLWNSVPALLSMLTELVKDTPSPVCGSLRLALLSGDWIPLGLPQAVSRLKPGLEVVSLGGATEAAIWSISYPIQEVLPGWTSIPYGRSLANQRVYVLNERMEECPVGVCGELFIGGNGLAIGYWQDELRTIERFIRHPLSGQRLYRTGDLGRYAEDGNIEFLGREDLQVKVRGHRIELGEIEAALKSHPYVKEATVISQGEGERKRLSAYVTVDREQAYGVAGMGGQELITGAVDRMLFKLNEPALRKNLSGKSFSLADAVDGNVPFLQRRSYRSFVQEPISRQQFGAFTSALSQRTFDGLPFPKFQYGSAGGLYPVQVYFHLKPGAVEDLPGGLYYYNRKEHQLVLLEDNPRMDAAIHAPGNREVFEASAFQIFLIGCMDAIVPMYGQKDGLGYSLMEAGIISQLLEDKGPEHGIGLIQMGTLGFDHIRPLFRLHSNDVYLHCLLGGGIKPEQMTLSGQVEEMNLYSSNKNTAKESKPDISKALTGYLKEKLPSYMVPSAIQELENYPLTANGKVDRKALALLEPQLPQSEEASGMAAGEIPAGSALLLQQIADAWRKVLNRQEIGLHDNFFDLGGDSISMVALFRELQADYGSRLTMVELFRYPTITDLCEFLLEDGADSPPQDDLPLERERADSRRSSLAQLAGKQRQGR, from the coding sequence ATGCAACAGTCGGAGCAGGATATAAGCAATGATATCGCCATCGTCAGCATGGTGTGCCGGTTCCCCGGGGTAGATTCCGTGGAGCAGTATTGGGAGCTTCTCGCCAGTGGCACGGATGCGCTTCAGCTAAGCCCCGCACCTGCAGGACCAGGCGTAGAACCCTTGAACAGGTTGGGAAGGGAAGGCCTGATCCCGGTGAATACCGCACTCAAGGATATCGAGAAATTTGATGCAGCCTTTTTCAAGCTGACCGGCAGGGAAGCCGAAATCACAGACCCTCAGCATCGGCTATTTATGGAGAGCGCCTGGGAGGTATTGGAGAAGGCAGGGTATAACCCGCTGAATTATCCGGGACTGATTGGTTTGTTCGCAGGAGTCAGCACCAGTACTTACCTGATTAACCACTTGCTAGCGGACAGGGAGCGGAACGAATCCGTCAGTGATTTGCAGCTAATGATCGCCAATGACAAGGATCATATGACCGCCCAAATTGCTTATCGCCTAAATATTTGCGGGCCTGTCGTTGCTGTACAAACGGCTTGTTCGACTTCGCTCGTAGCCACGCATCTGGCCTGTGAAAGTCTTCTCAGCGGACAATGCGATCTTGCACTGGCAGGGGGCGTGACGTTCAAATTCCCGCAAGTTCCGGGCTATCTGTATCACCAAGGGGGGCTGAGCGCAGCAGATGGGATGATTCACGCTTTTGACGCTGAGGCTACTGGGACTGTCTACAGCAATGGCCTGGGTATCGTGGTCTTAAGAAGGCTTGAAGATGCCCTGCGGGACGGAGATATGATCCAGGCCGTAATCAAAGGTTCAGCCATTAACAGCGACGGTGCTAACCGGATCGGCTATGCCGCTCCCGGTGTAGACGGCCAGGCGGCGGTCATTGCCGAAGCCATGAGCATAGCCCAAGTCCAGCCGGATGCAATCAGGTATGTGGAAGCTCACGGCAGCGGCACGCCACTCGGAGATGATATTGAGCTTGAAGCACTAAGCAGAGCGTTTGCAGCAGCGCGCTCCAATCATTTTTGTGCGATTGGTTCAGCCAAAACCAATATCGGCCATGTCGAGATGGCTTCCGGGGCAGCCGGTCTGATTAAAACCGCCTTGGCGCTCAAGCACCGGAAAATTCCGGCTAGTCTACATTTTGAGACACCGAATCCCAAGCTTGAGGAGCATAACAGCCCCTTCTACGTGAATGATATGCTTGCGGACTGGGATGCGGGGGAACATGGGCGGTACGCCGGAGTCAGCTCCTTTGGACTTGGTGGAATCAATGCCCATGTGGTCATGACAGAAGCACCGCTTCAGGCGGAAGAGGAGGAAGAGAACCGCTGCGAGCTCCTGGTCCTGTCGGCCAAGACAGCAAGTGCGCTGGAGCGGATGTGCGCCAATATGGCAGCCCATATAGAAATACATCCGCAGCTTAATCTAAGTGACGTGGCCTACACCCTTAAGACAGGACGGGCGGTATTTGCTGCTTCAAAAGCTATTGTCTTTCGCGGACGCACCGATCTGCTGGAGCAGCTTAGGGCTGCGGGTGTAAAAGGTATTACACAGGGAGCCGCATCGGAGGGCAAACAGGCCGTTTGCATAAGCTTCTCCCCAAGCTGTGTACTCACTGCAGAAGAGGCCCGCGATTTATACGATTCGAATCCGTCGTTCCGGCAGTTGATCCGTGAGCTATCCGACCAAATCCGCCGCTTCTATCCACTCGACCTGAGACATTATGTTCGGTCCGCCCCTGCACCTGAACCTTCTTCCGCTACCGGGAGAATGCTGTCGTTTACTCTGCAATTGGCGCTTGGCCGCCTATTTCTTGGCTGGGGTATTCAAGCCTCTTCCATCGTTGGCAGCGGAGTAGGTGAGTGGGTCAGACAGGTGTTGATGGGTGAATGCGCCTTGGAGGATGCTGTACATCACCTGTATAGCGAAGACAAGAATCACAGCGAAGAAGAGGATCATACTTCCCCTCATGCCTCTGAACAGGTGGAGCAGGTCTATGTCCTGAACCTGGGCAAGCCCGGCGCCTCCGGCGGCCAGATTGCAGCGGCAGGCCAAGCGCCCGGACTATATTGGCTGCACAGCGAAATCGCCCGGTTATGGCTGGCAGGGACTGAACTGGATTGGGCGCTGTATTACGAAGGAGAACGCAGACGTAAGGTGGAGCTCCCCACCTATCCTTTTGAACGAGGTGTATTCTGGATTGGCCCTTCCAGCGGGCGTGACGCAGCAGAGGTTGATCGTGACAGCCGCCAAGAGAACAGAACGGCAGACAACAGCTATTATCAGCAGAAAGTCAAAGAAATCTGGGAGCAGAGCTTGGGGCTTGAAATCGCGGACGGACAGGAGACCTTCTTCGAGCTGGGCGGCCATTCCCTGCTGGCGACCCAAATTTTGTTCGTGATGAACAAGACCTTCCGTACAGAAATTACGCTCCAGCAATTTTTCGATCATCCTACGGTGGACGATCTGGCTGCATTGGCAGCGGAGCAAGCCGGGCAAGGCATCAGTGCGTATACGGATCTTCCCGAGGTGCAGGTTGCCTTGGCGGAGCGGTATGATCCCTTTCCTCTGACCGATGTTCAGAAGGCCTACTGGATCGGCCGTTCGGAGGGTTTAGAGCTTGGAAATGTATCGACCCATATGTATTTTGAAAATGATCTCGCTGACCTTAATCTGAGCACGTTCCAGCTGGCGTTCCAAGCACTGATTGACCGGCATGACATGCTTCGCTCAGTCATTCTTCCGGATGGGCAGCAGCAGATTCTGCCTCAAGTTCCCAGCTATATTATCCGTTCCTATGACAGCACCACTTCCGGGGAAGAGGAGCGAAGCGCCCATGTGCAGTCTATCCGTGAAGAGATGTCGCACCAGGTGCTGGATTGCTGCCAGTGGCCGTTGTTTGATGTCCGCGCGACGCGGCTGCCTGAAGGCAGGGTCCGGCTGCATATCAGTGTCGATCTGCTAATCGCCGATGCCTGGAGCCTGGAGCTGCTGTTGCGCGAGCTATCTGTACTTTATCTGAATCCAGCACATGTCTTCGAGCCGCTGACTTTGTCCTTCCGCGATTATGTGCTGGCCACGGCAGAGATTGAAAAAAGCGAATTATTCCGCCGCTCCGAGACGTACTGGAAGGGACGGCTGGACTCCCTGCCCATGGGACCGCAGTTTGAACTTGTGAAGGAACCGGCTCAGGTACTGAAGCCGGAATTCAGAAGGCGGCAGCATGTCATCTCTGCCCCACACTGGAAGCAGCTCAAAAAAAGAGCAGAACGTTATGGCATTACCTCAACGGTGGCTTTACTGTCTGCTTTCTCGGAGGTGCTGACGTTATGGAGCCGCAAGGCGCATTTCGCACTGAACCTGACCTTATTCAACCGCTTGCCGATCCATCCCGAAGTGGGCGAAGTCATTGGGGACTTCACCTCCCTGACTCTGCTGGAAATTGACAACCGTGAACCGGGTACCTTCATCAGCCGGGCCCAGCGCCATCAGCGCAGGTTGCTTGAGGATATGGATCACCGTTATTTCAGCGGTGTGCGGGTGACAAGGGAGCTGCTGGCCAAATACAAAGAGCCTTCGAAGGCGATTGTACCCGTGATTTTCACAAGCATTCTGAATCAGACGGAACAAGCGGCGGCGGAAGGCCAGCCCGCCCAGGCCTTGCAGGAGGATCGCTACAGTGTCTCGCAGACCCCTCAGGTGTGGCTGGATCACCAAGTGCTGGAACGGGATGGGGAGCTGCATTTCAATTGGGATTCTGTGGATGAACTGTTCCCGGACGGCATGCTGGACGAGATGTTCGCTGCGTATTGCGGGCTGCTGGACATGCTGGCCCAGGAACCCCAAGTCTGGGAAGAACCGCTGCCGCTAAGTACGGAGCTTTCGCACAGGATGCCCCACCGTGAGCGTCTTCAGGAGGTTGCAGACTTCCATACCCGGATACTGCCGCCGAATCCGTCCCCTGGATCACTGCTGGAGCGTTACCACAACAATGTACGGCAACGACCATCCGCAGTGGCGCTTATCGCCTCTGGCAGGCAGCTTAGTTATTCTGAATTGAATGAATACGCCGATTACGTTGCCGGTCAGCTTATCCTGAATGGAGCCCGGCCGGGTGATCCGGTAGCTGTTGTAATGCACAAGGGCTGGGAGCAGGTTGCTGCCGTGCTTGGAATTCTCAAGGCCGGCTGCGCATATCTTCCCGTAGATGCTTCGCTTCCCCAAGCCCGGATCGCTGAGCTTCTGCGGCTTGGACAAGTTGCTGCTGCTGTCATTCAGCCCGATTTGGATCATACCGGTTGGCCGCAGCTTATGCACGTTGTTCTGAAGGAACAGTGCAAGCCGGACGGAACATACGGAGCTGAGGACCCGGAGGCGGCGGACCGTTTGGCCTATATTATGTTCACTTCTGGAAGCACAGGCGTTCCCAAAGGTGTCATGGTCAATCAGCGCGCTGTTCTCAATACCACCGAAGCGATCCTTGACACTTATAACGTTGGACCGAAGGATGTCATGTTCGGCTTGTCTGCACTGAACTTTGACTTATCCGTATTTGATATCTTCGGTATGCTCTCTGCTGGGGGCACTCTTGTTCTGCCGGACAAGAATCATCTCCGCGACCCTGCACATTGGCTGGAGCTGATGAACCTAACAGGCGTGACCCTCTGGAATTCAGTTCCTGCACTCCTGAGTATGCTTACGGAACTGGTCAAAGATACGCCGTCACCAGTCTGCGGCTCACTGCGCCTGGCTCTGCTTAGCGGTGACTGGATACCACTCGGATTGCCTCAAGCCGTCAGCCGGTTGAAGCCAGGGCTTGAGGTAGTCTCATTAGGCGGTGCCACCGAAGCAGCCATCTGGTCGATTTCTTACCCGATTCAGGAGGTTTTGCCGGGCTGGACAAGCATTCCTTACGGACGTTCACTCGCCAATCAACGGGTATACGTGCTGAACGAACGGATGGAGGAGTGCCCTGTTGGCGTATGTGGAGAATTATTCATTGGGGGGAACGGCCTCGCTATAGGCTACTGGCAGGATGAGCTGCGAACCATCGAACGATTCATCCGTCATCCTCTGAGCGGCCAGCGCCTCTACCGAACTGGCGATCTCGGGAGATATGCGGAGGACGGAAATATAGAATTCCTGGGCCGGGAGGATTTGCAGGTTAAGGTGCGCGGGCATCGTATTGAGCTAGGCGAGATTGAAGCTGCCCTGAAATCCCATCCCTATGTCAAGGAGGCTACCGTAATCAGCCAAGGGGAAGGCGAACGCAAGCGTTTGTCTGCCTATGTTACCGTAGACCGTGAACAGGCTTACGGCGTCGCGGGGATGGGCGGGCAGGAATTGATTACGGGGGCTGTGGACCGGATGTTGTTCAAGCTGAATGAACCCGCACTTCGAAAGAATCTATCTGGTAAAAGCTTCAGTCTTGCCGATGCAGTGGATGGCAACGTTCCATTCCTCCAGCGACGCAGCTACCGCAGCTTTGTCCAGGAGCCGATTTCCCGGCAGCAATTCGGGGCATTTACATCCGCTTTGTCACAAAGGACGTTCGACGGTCTTCCATTTCCCAAATTCCAATATGGTTCTGCAGGCGGGCTATATCCAGTCCAGGTCTATTTCCATCTGAAGCCTGGAGCGGTGGAGGATCTGCCAGGCGGGCTGTATTATTACAACCGCAAGGAGCATCAGCTTGTGCTGCTCGAAGACAATCCAAGGATGGATGCTGCCATTCATGCACCAGGGAACCGTGAAGTTTTTGAAGCCTCGGCCTTCCAGATTTTCCTGATCGGCTGTATGGATGCAATCGTCCCTATGTATGGACAGAAGGATGGCCTGGGTTATTCGCTGATGGAAGCCGGGATCATCTCACAGCTCCTGGAAGATAAAGGACCTGAACATGGCATTGGCTTGATACAAATGGGTACTCTGGGCTTCGATCATATTCGTCCGCTGTTCCGTTTGCATAGTAACGATGTATATCTGCATTGCCTGCTTGGTGGAGGAATTAAGCCTGAGCAGATGACTCTGTCTGGACAGGTGGAAGAGATGAACCTCTATTCGTCCAATAAAAACACTGCCAAGGAGAGCAAACCGGACATTAGCAAGGCCCTAACGGGTTATCTAAAAGAGAAATTACCTTCCTACATGGTGCCGTCCGCCATACAGGAGCTGGAGAATTACCCGCTGACCGCCAATGGTAAAGTGGACCGCAAAGCGCTTGCTCTGCTGGAACCGCAGCTCCCGCAAAGCGAAGAAGCATCTGGGATGGCGGCAGGCGAAATCCCCGCTGGATCAGCTTTGTTGTTGCAGCAGATTGCGGATGCCTGGCGCAAAGTCTTGAACCGTCAGGAAATTGGCCTGCATGATAACTTCTTCGATCTCGGTGGCGATTCGATCAGCATGGTTGCGCTCTTCCGCGAATTACAGGCGGATTATGGAAGCCGACTGACCATGGTTGAGCTTTTCAGATATCCGACGATTACCGATCTCTGTGAATTTCTGTTGGAAGATGGTGCAGATTCACCGCCGCAGGATGACTTGCCCCTGGAGCGTGAACGGGCTGATTCACGCCGCAGTTCCTTGGCCCAGTTAGCCGGTAAACAGCGGCAAGGCCGATAG